A portion of the Suricata suricatta isolate VVHF042 chromosome 11, meerkat_22Aug2017_6uvM2_HiC, whole genome shotgun sequence genome contains these proteins:
- the RNASEH2C gene encoding ribonuclease H2 subunit C, protein MESSDETPVEKCRIHLRPGTLRDAPPATLHLLPCEVLVNRPAPVERFFTPAIRQGPDGLEVSFRGRKLCGEEVAVPPGLVGYVMEEKGEGSSNDEPEQQELVEPREALERDFDRFIGATASFSRFTLWGLETIPGPDAKVRGALAWPSLAAAIHTQVPED, encoded by the exons ATGGAGAGCAGCGATGAGACGCCCGTCGAGAAATGCCGAATCCACTTGCGCCCCGGCACGCTGCGCGATGCACCTCCCGCCACGTTGCACCTTCTGCCCTGCGAGGTCCTGGTTAACCGGCCCGCCCCCGTGGAGCGCTTTTTCACCCCCGCCATCCGCCAGGGTCCCGATG GACTGGAAGTATCATTTCGGGGCCGCAAACTCTGCGGCGAGGAGGTGGCGGTGCCGCCTGGCCTCGTGGGATACGTgatggaggaaaagggagagggttCGTCGAATGACGAGCCTGAGCAGCAGGAGCTGGTGGAACCCCGCGAGGCGCTGGAGCGGGACTTT GACCGCTTTATTGGAGCCACCGCTAGTTTCAGTCGCTTCACGCTGTGGGGCCTGGAGACCATCCCCGGTCCGGATGCCAAAGTGCGTGGGGCCCTGGCCTGGCCCAGCCTCGCTGCAGCG ATTCACACACAGGTGCCTGAGGACTGA